In Desulfobulbus oralis, one DNA window encodes the following:
- the ybaK gene encoding Cys-tRNA(Pro) deacylase, with the protein MAKKEVKTNAMRLLERLKIAYRQHEYECAEFKDGMQVADLLGLPRERVFKTLVTEGADRNHYVFVLPVAEELDMKKAAKSVGVKALAMLRITDLTRVTGYIRGGCTAVGMKKPLVTRISAKAQALPRIVVSGGRPGSQIELAPDDLLRASNAQYADITL; encoded by the coding sequence ATGGCCAAAAAGGAAGTCAAGACCAATGCCATGCGGCTTTTGGAGCGCCTGAAGATTGCCTACCGGCAGCACGAATACGAGTGCGCCGAGTTCAAAGACGGCATGCAGGTGGCTGATCTGCTGGGCCTGCCGCGGGAAAGGGTGTTCAAAACGCTGGTCACCGAGGGGGCTGACCGGAATCACTATGTGTTCGTGCTGCCGGTGGCCGAGGAACTGGACATGAAAAAAGCCGCAAAAAGCGTCGGTGTGAAGGCGCTGGCCATGCTGCGCATCACGGATCTGACCAGGGTCACCGGCTATATCCGTGGCGGCTGCACAGCAGTGGGCATGAAAAAGCCCCTGGTCACCCGAATTTCCGCCAAGGCACAGGCGCTCCCCCGCATCGTGGTCAGCGGCGGCCGACCCGGCTCGCAGATCGAGCTGGCGCCGGATGACCTGCTCCGGGCCAGCAATGCCCAATACGCTGACATCACGCTCTGA
- a CDS encoding anaerobic glycerol-3-phosphate dehydrogenase subunit C, protein MSVQINPDQCIACTTCLVQCPVAEATPKFPGPRMIGPAYERFRRMGLEEDPSLQYCTNCKNCDISCPQGVPVANINMLARLAQCEKKRPGLREWVLAHGDKEARLLSLVPAWLKNLGMNNPLTRAVLDRLGIARQATLPAYAAQSFRRQAAALSQPELPRQVVLFSGCYMDIYDPATGLDLVWLLNRAGFRVIVPRGLVCCGLPLIANGFQAEARANAVRNMAELARWQQQGLPLLTICPSCRLMFRAELPLFFPELEAQYGPLPVQDACAFLLDCVDSGLLQAPETGEAARSIIYHAPCHLRAQGCGLPGLSLLRRLGFKAENADAGCCGLCGSYGFKKEKYAISQQIGERLFARVRASGAECAASECGTCRLQITHGSGLPCPHPLSLVRQRLSGLH, encoded by the coding sequence ATGAGCGTGCAGATCAACCCTGACCAATGCATTGCTTGCACCACCTGTCTGGTGCAGTGCCCGGTGGCAGAGGCGACCCCGAAGTTTCCGGGCCCACGCATGATAGGCCCGGCCTACGAGCGCTTCCGCCGCATGGGGCTCGAGGAAGACCCCTCGCTGCAGTATTGCACCAACTGCAAGAACTGCGACATCTCCTGTCCGCAGGGCGTGCCGGTGGCCAATATCAATATGCTGGCCCGGCTGGCGCAGTGCGAAAAAAAGCGGCCCGGCCTGCGTGAGTGGGTGCTGGCCCATGGCGACAAGGAGGCCCGGCTCCTGAGCCTTGTGCCGGCCTGGCTGAAAAATCTGGGCATGAACAATCCCCTGACCCGTGCCGTGCTGGACCGGCTGGGCATTGCCCGTCAGGCCACGCTCCCGGCCTATGCCGCCCAGAGCTTCCGCAGGCAGGCAGCGGCGCTGAGCCAGCCCGAGCTGCCGCGTCAGGTCGTGCTGTTCTCCGGCTGTTATATGGACATCTACGACCCGGCCACCGGGCTGGATCTGGTCTGGCTGCTGAACCGGGCAGGTTTCAGGGTGATCGTGCCCAGGGGGCTGGTTTGCTGCGGTCTGCCGCTCATTGCCAACGGTTTTCAGGCCGAGGCGCGGGCCAATGCGGTCAGGAATATGGCCGAACTCGCCCGCTGGCAGCAGCAGGGCCTGCCGCTCCTCACCATCTGCCCGAGCTGCCGCCTGATGTTTCGCGCCGAACTGCCGCTGTTCTTTCCGGAGCTGGAGGCGCAGTACGGTCCTCTGCCCGTGCAGGATGCCTGCGCCTTCCTTCTGGACTGCGTGGACTCCGGCCTGCTGCAGGCGCCGGAAACCGGGGAAGCGGCGCGGAGCATCATCTATCACGCGCCCTGCCATCTGCGTGCCCAGGGTTGCGGTCTGCCGGGGCTGAGCCTGCTCCGGCGTCTGGGCTTCAAGGCGGAGAATGCCGATGCCGGCTGCTGCGGCCTCTGCGGCAGCTACGGCTTCAAGAAGGAAAAATATGCCATCAGCCAGCAGATCGGCGAGCGGCTCTTTGCCCGGGTGCGTGCCAGCGGGGCGGAATGTGCGGCCAGCGAATGCGGCACCTGCCGGCTGCAGATCACCCACGGCAGCGGTCTGCCCTGCCCACACCCCCTGAGCCTCGTCCGCCAGCGACTGTCCGGTTTGCACTAA
- a CDS encoding HAD-IIA family hydrolase, with protein MDWSGKRCVVLDMDGTVYLGHLPIAGAVAFIRRHWQDLDFYFLSNNTSKSPRSYVARLNLMGIPATLSRLLSPVRPLVDFLRARKIGCLYPVGNTEFQGYLHECMPELEFAEAGAQAVVLAYDTELSYHRIARAALLLQKPQVLFLATHPDLVCPSPEGPLPDVGSFIALFASATGRQPQFIFGKPDPQVLAPLLARYRKAEMLMVGDRLTTDMQLARNAGIDSILVLSGEATLEDVAKEQYQPTLVLKDLGEAEKDWPGSASEAGQQDV; from the coding sequence ATGGACTGGAGCGGAAAACGCTGCGTGGTGCTGGACATGGACGGCACCGTCTACCTGGGCCATCTGCCGATTGCCGGCGCGGTGGCCTTCATCCGGCGGCACTGGCAGGATCTGGACTTTTATTTTCTGAGCAACAACACCTCGAAATCGCCCCGCAGCTATGTGGCGCGGCTGAACCTCATGGGCATTCCGGCCACGCTCTCCCGGTTGCTCTCGCCGGTCAGGCCGCTGGTGGATTTTCTGCGTGCCCGGAAAATCGGATGCCTGTATCCGGTCGGCAACACGGAGTTTCAGGGTTATCTGCACGAGTGCATGCCGGAACTGGAATTTGCCGAGGCAGGCGCCCAGGCCGTGGTGCTGGCCTACGACACCGAGCTGAGCTACCACAGGATCGCGCGCGCGGCGCTGCTCCTGCAAAAGCCCCAGGTGCTCTTTCTGGCCACGCATCCAGACCTGGTCTGCCCCTCACCCGAAGGCCCGCTCCCGGACGTGGGCAGCTTCATTGCCCTCTTTGCAAGCGCCACCGGCAGGCAACCCCAGTTCATTTTCGGCAAGCCGGATCCCCAGGTGCTGGCCCCGCTGCTGGCCCGCTATCGCAAGGCGGAAATGCTCATGGTGGGCGACCGGCTCACCACCGACATGCAGCTCGCCCGCAACGCCGGCATCGACTCCATCCTGGTTTTGAGCGGGGAAGCCACCTTAGAGGATGTGGCCAAAGAACAGTACCAGCCGACCCTCGTGCTGAAAGACCTGGGCGAGGCGGAAAAGGACTGGCCGGGTTCGGCAAGTGAAGCCGGCCAGCAGGATGTGTAG
- a CDS encoding metallophosphoesterase, protein MTPLRFVILFLPPLWLMAHVLGWRGLRWPLRLLAALALVLVSQAHAIDGWLFQSIAGPDMPAWLLMPQLWLYTAMLLLFCCTFFWDTLWLLRRLFRQAAVQTRADFAPDRRRILRRGGALALSLGASAVGMAQGLALPKVRELSLALPDLPPDLAGLRIAHLADLHIGPLTSREWVREVAALTMRLRPDLVCLSGDLSDGRPEYRAADGGSRARAFSELAALRAEYGVFACTGNHEYYSDYPGWMALYARSGIRVLHNEAVLLPRGAARLVLLGLDDRTGGRFGHPVATDVPALLAGLPGRADNACRLVMAHRPNTAMLNAQAGADMQLSGHTHGGQCLGMDRIVAHYNQGLVRGWYRVAGMPLYVSNGAGLWSGYPLRLGVPAEIELITLQRGQATVMPEL, encoded by the coding sequence ATGACCCCGCTTCGTTTTGTGATCCTGTTTCTGCCGCCGCTCTGGCTGATGGCCCACGTGCTGGGCTGGAGGGGTCTGCGCTGGCCCCTGCGCCTGCTTGCGGCCCTGGCCCTGGTGCTGGTTTCGCAGGCCCATGCCATTGACGGCTGGCTCTTTCAAAGTATTGCCGGGCCGGACATGCCGGCCTGGCTGCTCATGCCGCAGCTCTGGCTCTACACGGCCATGCTGCTGCTCTTCTGCTGCACGTTCTTTTGGGACACGCTCTGGCTGCTGCGCCGGCTCTTCAGGCAAGCGGCCGTGCAGACCAGGGCCGACTTTGCGCCCGATCGCCGCCGCATCCTGCGCCGGGGCGGGGCGCTGGCCCTCTCTCTGGGCGCTTCGGCTGTGGGTATGGCGCAGGGGCTGGCGCTGCCCAAAGTCCGGGAACTGAGCCTGGCCCTGCCCGACCTGCCGCCGGATTTGGCGGGGCTCCGCATCGCGCATCTGGCCGATCTGCACATCGGCCCCCTGACGAGCAGGGAATGGGTGCGGGAGGTGGCAGCCCTGACCATGCGGCTCCGGCCCGATCTCGTCTGCCTGAGCGGCGACCTCAGCGATGGCCGGCCGGAATATCGGGCGGCAGATGGCGGCAGCCGGGCCCGGGCCTTCTCCGAGCTGGCCGCGCTCAGGGCCGAATACGGCGTCTTCGCCTGCACCGGCAATCACGAGTATTACAGCGATTATCCGGGCTGGATGGCGCTCTACGCCCGGAGCGGCATCCGGGTTCTGCATAACGAAGCCGTGCTGCTGCCGCGGGGTGCGGCCAGGCTGGTGCTTTTGGGGCTCGACGACCGCACTGGCGGCCGTTTCGGCCATCCGGTGGCAACAGATGTGCCGGCGCTTTTGGCGGGTCTGCCAGGCCGGGCGGACAATGCCTGCCGCCTGGTCATGGCCCACCGGCCGAACACGGCCATGCTGAACGCCCAGGCCGGCGCGGATATGCAGCTTTCCGGCCATACCCACGGCGGCCAGTGCCTGGGCATGGACAGGATCGTGGCCCACTACAACCAGGGCCTGGTGCGCGGCTGGTACAGGGTTGCCGGCATGCCGCTTTACGTGTCGAACGGCGCGGGGCTGTGGTCGGGCTACCCGCTGAGGCTGGGGGTACCGGCGGAAATCGAGCTGATCACCCTGCAAAGGGGCCAGGCCACGGTGATGCCCGAGCTTTGA
- the glpB gene encoding anaerobic glycerol-3-phosphate dehydrogenase subunit GlpB: MQRATEVLVVGAGMAGLCAALAAAQAGSRVELLSNGVGSLAISGGSVDLLGAVGGDPVDLPWTAMAMLPPEHPYRLLGRERVAEALAALQACTARQGLPLHNATLDGEPCNTWLPTVMGTLRPSYLVPAALNPEALAGAHRVVVASVEGLRDCQPALVIRQLREQPRWRGRDFVPVKLASPECDSGERSLNALDLARMLDRPEGRNWLVQALLPHVGRADLLLLPPVLGSRADASIWRHVSEALHCPLVEMASIPPGVGGLRLRDALLRELGGYEFGMVENTEILRAESDAGHCRALVAGNVDGESRYEARAFVLATGGILSGGLQLDPGRARESVLGIDIPVPAEVEALSEADIFGPHRFSRLGVTVNGRMQPVQPQDAAGRPLWDNVFFAGRTVGGYDFALEKSGHGVACATGWQAGLCAARLAQEAGKTAGAVMSGVRI; this comes from the coding sequence ATGCAAAGGGCAACTGAAGTGCTGGTCGTGGGTGCGGGCATGGCCGGGCTGTGCGCGGCGCTGGCCGCGGCGCAGGCAGGCAGCCGGGTGGAACTGCTGAGCAATGGCGTGGGCTCGCTGGCCATCAGCGGCGGCTCGGTGGATCTTCTGGGCGCAGTGGGCGGAGACCCTGTGGACCTGCCCTGGACTGCCATGGCCATGTTGCCGCCGGAGCATCCCTACCGGCTTTTGGGCCGGGAGCGGGTGGCGGAAGCACTTGCGGCCCTGCAGGCCTGCACGGCCCGGCAGGGTCTGCCCCTGCATAACGCCACCCTGGACGGCGAGCCCTGCAATACCTGGCTGCCTACCGTCATGGGCACGCTCAGGCCCAGCTATCTGGTGCCCGCGGCCCTCAATCCGGAGGCGCTGGCCGGGGCGCATCGCGTGGTGGTGGCCAGTGTCGAGGGCCTGCGCGACTGCCAGCCGGCCCTGGTCATCCGCCAGCTCAGGGAACAGCCCCGCTGGCGCGGACGGGACTTCGTGCCGGTCAAGCTGGCCTCCCCGGAATGCGACAGCGGAGAGCGCAGTCTGAATGCGCTGGATCTGGCCCGGATGCTGGATCGGCCCGAGGGCCGGAACTGGCTGGTGCAGGCGCTTCTGCCCCATGTCGGCCGTGCCGATCTGCTGCTCCTGCCGCCTGTCCTGGGCAGCCGGGCCGATGCCTCGATCTGGCGGCATGTGAGCGAAGCCCTGCACTGTCCGCTGGTCGAGATGGCCAGCATTCCGCCCGGGGTGGGCGGTCTCAGGCTTCGGGATGCCCTTTTGCGCGAGCTGGGCGGATACGAATTCGGCATGGTGGAAAATACCGAAATCCTCCGCGCTGAAAGCGATGCCGGTCATTGCCGGGCTCTGGTCGCCGGCAATGTGGACGGCGAGAGCCGCTATGAGGCCCGGGCCTTTGTGCTGGCAACCGGCGGCATTTTGAGCGGCGGCCTGCAACTGGATCCGGGCCGGGCCCGGGAAAGCGTGCTGGGCATCGACATTCCGGTGCCTGCCGAAGTCGAGGCCCTGTCCGAAGCGGATATTTTCGGCCCGCACCGCTTCTCGCGCCTGGGCGTCACGGTGAATGGACGGATGCAGCCTGTACAGCCCCAGGATGCGGCCGGCCGGCCGCTCTGGGACAATGTCTTCTTTGCCGGGCGGACTGTGGGCGGCTATGATTTCGCCCTTGAAAAAAGCGGCCACGGCGTGGCCTGTGCGACCGGCTGGCAGGCCGGACTCTGCGCGGCCCGGCTGGCGCAGGAGGCCGGCAAGACGGCTGGCGCCGTCATGAGCGGGGTGCGGATATGA
- a CDS encoding MATE family efflux transporter, with protein MTIRLSDQFSYKRLLRFTCPAIAMMLFTSIYSVVDGYFVSNFAGKSALAAMTLIVPLLGMLGAIGFMLGTGGAAIVGKLLGEGRAAEAQRSFSLFVYVALGGGALLALAGEAVIGPLARLLGAEGELLAGSLVYGRICLLSLPFFMLQFLFQTFFVTAEKPKLGLAVTVAAGCTNMLLDALLVALLGWGLTGAALATAISECIGGGLPLLYFARKNTSLLRLTRPGFSARVLGRACGNGASEFLNNIAFSYLIVLYNYQLLRLAGENGVAAFGILLYVSFVFSTIFAGYAIGVAPLFSYNFGAGRRDELKNLCAKSLVLNAGAGLFVALFCAWAAGPVARAFTGYDPALCQLSTRAIRLFAPAFLLLWANVFASSLFTALNNGRVSALIALLRMFVFGTLSLVIMPLLFGLDGLWCAWTMAELASLAVSLPCFLHLRGRYGYA; from the coding sequence ATGACCATCCGGCTTTCCGATCAGTTCAGCTACAAGCGCCTGCTCCGCTTTACCTGCCCCGCCATTGCCATGATGCTCTTCACCTCCATCTACAGCGTGGTGGACGGCTACTTTGTTTCCAATTTTGCCGGCAAGAGCGCCCTCGCGGCCATGACGCTGATCGTGCCGCTTCTGGGCATGCTGGGTGCCATCGGCTTCATGCTGGGCACGGGTGGGGCAGCGATCGTGGGCAAGCTCCTGGGCGAAGGCAGGGCAGCGGAGGCCCAGAGGAGCTTTTCCCTCTTCGTGTATGTGGCGCTCGGGGGCGGGGCGCTCCTGGCCCTGGCGGGCGAGGCCGTCATCGGGCCGCTCGCCCGGCTTCTGGGCGCGGAAGGCGAACTGCTGGCAGGCAGCCTCGTGTATGGCCGCATCTGCCTGCTGAGCCTGCCCTTTTTCATGCTCCAGTTTTTGTTTCAAACCTTCTTCGTCACCGCGGAAAAACCCAAGCTGGGGCTGGCCGTCACGGTGGCGGCCGGCTGCACGAACATGCTGCTGGACGCCCTGCTGGTGGCCCTGCTGGGCTGGGGCCTGACGGGCGCGGCCCTGGCCACCGCCATCAGTGAATGCATTGGCGGGGGCCTGCCGCTCCTCTACTTCGCCCGGAAAAACACAAGCCTGTTGCGGCTGACCCGGCCCGGATTTTCGGCCAGGGTGCTCGGGAGGGCCTGTGGCAACGGCGCCTCGGAATTCCTCAACAATATCGCCTTTTCCTACCTGATTGTGCTCTACAACTACCAGCTCCTCAGGCTGGCCGGGGAAAATGGGGTCGCGGCCTTTGGGATTCTGCTCTATGTCTCCTTTGTCTTTTCCACGATCTTTGCCGGTTACGCCATTGGCGTTGCCCCGCTCTTCAGCTACAACTTCGGCGCGGGCAGGCGGGACGAACTGAAAAACCTTTGTGCCAAAAGCCTCGTTCTGAACGCAGGCGCAGGGCTTTTCGTCGCGCTCTTCTGCGCCTGGGCCGCCGGGCCGGTGGCGCGGGCCTTCACCGGCTACGACCCGGCACTCTGCCAGTTGAGCACCCGGGCGATCCGCCTCTTCGCGCCGGCCTTCCTGCTCCTCTGGGCAAACGTCTTCGCTTCCTCACTCTTTACCGCTTTGAACAACGGCAGGGTTTCAGCCCTGATCGCCCTGCTCCGCATGTTCGTCTTCGGCACGCTGAGCCTGGTTATCATGCCCCTGCTCTTCGGGCTGGACGGCCTGTGGTGCGCCTGGACCATGGCGGAACTGGCCTCGCTGGCAGTGAGCCTCCCCTGCTTCCTCCACCTGCGCGGGCGCTACGGCTACGCCTGA
- the glpA gene encoding anaerobic glycerol-3-phosphate dehydrogenase subunit GlpA, with protein MLETTVVVIGGGATGMGTLRDLCMRGIPAILVEQGGLAHGTSSRFHGLLHSGGRYAVTDNASARECIEENRILRRIGRFCVEGSEGLFALTPADDPAWVEPWVAACARAGIDAQELEVGEALRLEPRLSPEIRRVFRVPDAGIDGFRLVVHNAMSARRYGGRVLTYHELTAIHQNGGRISGVTVLDKRSGQSVAIACQALVNAAGSWAGRVAELAGLRVPIAPDRGTLIVFNHRFASRVLNRLHRGADGDIFVPHGSITMLGTTSSPATGPSDTRATSAEVLRLLDLGEALFPELRLYRILRAFAGTRPLMAADGATGRQASRSFQVRDHGADGLLGMFSIFGGKLTTYRLMAEKVCDRVAAYLELQAACRTAEEALVPEPARGDLERAARYFPVQGLQLMVGRLGDELPAVIERAAARARHTLPGRNAGAGNPLLCECEMVTLAEIECVGRDAATHSLTDIRLRTRLGMGTCQGTFCSVRSIGALVDQDVPLDLSPVDNVRSFLQERWRGLRPALWGTQARELELGRAVYGCVLNLDGVAHAKGN; from the coding sequence ATGCTGGAAACTACGGTTGTCGTTATCGGCGGCGGGGCGACGGGTATGGGCACGTTGCGCGACCTGTGCATGCGCGGCATCCCGGCCATACTGGTGGAGCAGGGCGGGCTGGCTCACGGCACCAGTTCCCGCTTTCACGGCCTTCTGCACAGCGGCGGCCGCTATGCGGTCACTGACAATGCATCGGCCCGGGAATGCATTGAGGAAAACCGCATCCTTCGCCGCATCGGCCGTTTTTGCGTGGAGGGCAGCGAGGGCCTTTTCGCGCTCACGCCGGCAGACGATCCGGCCTGGGTGGAGCCCTGGGTCGCGGCCTGCGCCAGGGCGGGCATTGACGCGCAGGAGCTGGAAGTTGGAGAGGCGCTGCGGCTTGAACCCAGGCTGTCGCCGGAGATCCGCCGGGTGTTCCGGGTGCCCGATGCGGGCATAGACGGCTTCCGGCTGGTGGTGCACAACGCCATGTCGGCCAGACGCTACGGCGGCAGGGTGCTCACTTACCACGAACTCACGGCCATTCACCAGAACGGCGGCCGGATCAGCGGCGTGACCGTTTTGGACAAGCGCAGCGGCCAGAGCGTGGCCATTGCCTGCCAGGCCCTGGTCAACGCGGCCGGTTCCTGGGCAGGCCGGGTGGCGGAGCTGGCCGGGCTGCGGGTGCCCATTGCGCCCGATCGCGGCACGCTCATCGTCTTCAATCATCGCTTCGCCTCGCGGGTGCTGAACCGGCTGCACCGGGGCGCGGACGGCGACATCTTCGTGCCCCACGGCTCCATCACCATGCTGGGCACCACCTCCAGTCCGGCCACGGGGCCCTCCGACACCCGGGCCACTTCCGCAGAGGTGCTGCGTCTTCTGGACCTGGGCGAGGCCCTGTTCCCGGAGCTGCGGCTGTACCGCATTCTCCGTGCCTTTGCCGGTACGCGGCCGCTGATGGCTGCGGATGGCGCCACCGGCCGTCAGGCCAGCCGCAGCTTTCAGGTGCGGGATCACGGCGCCGATGGCCTCCTGGGCATGTTCTCCATCTTTGGCGGCAAACTCACCACCTACCGCCTGATGGCCGAAAAGGTCTGCGACCGGGTGGCAGCCTATCTGGAGCTGCAGGCCGCCTGCCGCACCGCGGAGGAAGCGCTGGTGCCGGAGCCGGCCAGGGGCGATCTCGAACGGGCAGCCCGCTATTTTCCGGTGCAGGGCCTGCAGTTGATGGTCGGCCGTCTGGGCGACGAGCTGCCGGCGGTCATCGAGCGGGCCGCGGCGAGGGCGCGGCACACGCTGCCCGGCCGGAACGCCGGGGCAGGCAATCCGCTGCTCTGCGAGTGCGAGATGGTGACGCTTGCGGAAATCGAATGCGTGGGTCGTGATGCCGCCACCCATTCGCTCACCGATATTCGCCTGCGCACACGCCTGGGCATGGGCACCTGTCAGGGCACGTTCTGTTCGGTGCGCAGCATCGGCGCCCTGGTGGATCAGGATGTGCCCCTGGACTTGTCGCCGGTGGACAATGTGCGCAGCTTTTTGCAGGAACGCTGGCGTGGGCTCAGGCCGGCCCTTTGGGGCACGCAGGCCCGGGAGCTGGAACTGGGACGCGCCGTGTATGGCTGTGTGCTGAATCTTGACGGAGTGGCGCATGCAAAGGGCAACTGA